Proteins encoded in a region of the uncultured Paludibaculum sp. genome:
- a CDS encoding ATP-binding protein yields the protein MTARIFLKLIATVLLIMAIVLTAVDFLASELTEKAYIQGLTLEMEEKMKMLGVIGEQSLLELTPENIRALAKAAGGRLTVIAPDGRVLLDSEADPARMENHGHRPEVRAALEGRMGTSVRQSPTMGINFLYVAGPVPVGAARLAVPLREVRSQVSNIRTRLMLYMALAFLPAILVAAFLARYFSTRLGAIIDYASTLATGDFKARLKHTSSDELGTLARQLNETGAKLEKVFDDLNREHVELEKVERIRKDFVINVSHELRTPLASIQGYTETLLEGAIHDDENNVRFLHIIRQNAERLGRLTGDLLTLSRIEMKSQRFQFASYYVNPLLKDCIESLEPVAAKKRISLHLTPAPDRTEAFCDSEAVHQMMSNLLDNAIKYTPEDGRITVLAECLAEEVRISVTDTGIGIPHEDLPRLFERFYRVDKARSRELGGTGLGLAIVKHLARSQGGDVGVESVVGQGTTFWFTLPTNDLGLSEQEAL from the coding sequence ATGACCGCCCGCATCTTTCTCAAACTCATCGCCACCGTCCTGCTGATCATGGCTATCGTATTGACAGCAGTGGATTTCCTCGCCTCGGAGCTCACCGAGAAGGCGTACATCCAGGGGCTCACCCTGGAGATGGAAGAGAAGATGAAGATGCTGGGCGTGATTGGTGAGCAGAGCCTTCTGGAACTCACTCCGGAGAATATCCGGGCTCTGGCCAAGGCGGCTGGGGGGCGGTTGACGGTCATCGCCCCGGACGGGCGCGTCCTGCTGGACTCAGAGGCCGATCCGGCCAGGATGGAGAACCACGGCCATCGTCCCGAGGTTCGCGCCGCGCTGGAGGGCCGCATGGGTACCTCGGTCCGGCAGAGCCCCACCATGGGCATCAACTTTCTCTATGTGGCCGGACCGGTGCCGGTGGGGGCCGCGCGCCTGGCGGTTCCGCTGCGCGAGGTGCGCTCGCAGGTGTCCAACATCCGCACGCGCCTGATGTTGTACATGGCGTTGGCGTTCCTGCCCGCGATTCTGGTGGCCGCTTTCCTGGCACGATACTTCTCCACTCGGCTGGGCGCCATCATCGACTACGCCTCGACGCTGGCTACTGGCGATTTCAAGGCCCGGCTGAAGCATACCAGTAGCGATGAACTGGGCACGCTAGCGCGTCAATTGAACGAGACCGGCGCCAAACTGGAGAAGGTCTTCGACGACCTCAATCGCGAGCACGTGGAACTGGAGAAGGTGGAGCGCATCCGCAAGGACTTCGTCATCAACGTCAGTCACGAGCTGCGTACCCCGCTGGCCTCCATTCAGGGGTACACCGAGACGCTGCTGGAGGGCGCGATCCACGACGACGAGAACAACGTCCGATTTCTGCACATCATCCGGCAGAATGCCGAGCGGCTGGGCCGGCTCACCGGCGACCTGCTGACCCTGTCGCGCATCGAGATGAAATCGCAGCGCTTCCAGTTCGCGTCGTACTATGTGAATCCACTGCTGAAAGACTGCATCGAGTCGCTGGAACCGGTCGCCGCCAAGAAACGCATCAGTCTCCACCTGACGCCCGCGCCCGACCGCACCGAGGCTTTCTGCGACTCGGAGGCCGTCCACCAGATGATGTCGAACCTGCTGGACAACGCCATCAAGTACACACCCGAGGACGGCAGGATCACCGTGCTGGCGGAGTGTCTGGCCGAGGAGGTCCGGATCTCGGTCACCGACACCGGCATTGGGATTCCACATGAAGACCTGCCGCGGCTGTTCGAGCGGTTCTACCGGGTCGACAAGGCCCGTTCCCGCGAACTGGGCGGTACCGGACTGG